Part of the Allofrancisella frigidaquae genome is shown below.
ACATATAAAAGCAAAATATGGAAATATCATAATATCTACAATTCAAGAACATCACGGAAATGATTTGGTAGTTGAATACTCTAACAAAAAGTTTTCTGGTGATACTAGTTTAGAAAACACTGTTTCAGCTGGACCCCAAGCAAATTTTTTTAGCTCTTCAAATGTGGAAATAAAAGATGATATTGAAGAACATACAACTGTAATAGCTGAGCCTACAAAAACAAAAAAGCTTAAACAAATAAAACCATCTCAAGAATTATTTGGTTTTGATGAAGCTATGTTAATAACAGCTAAAGCAGGTGAAGAGTATTCTTTTGGATTACCATTAAAAGAAAAATACGTTTTTGATAGTTTTGTAGTGGGGGATGCTAACAAGATAGCTAGAGCAGCTGCAATGCAAGTATCTATTAATCCAGGTAAGTTACATAATCCTTTGTTTATATATGGAGGAAGTGGGCTTGGTAAAACTCACCTTATGCAAGCTATAGGTAACCATGCTAGGGATGTGAATCCTCAAGCAAAAATTATTTACACAAATTCAGAACAATTCATAAAAGATTATGTAAACTCCATACGGCTACAAGATCAAGACGAGTTTCAAAGAGTATATAGATCAGCGGATATTCTTTTAATAGATGATATTCAGTTTATAGCAGGTAAAGAAGGTACAGCGCAAGAATTTTTTCATACTTTTAATTCTTTGTATGAAAATGGAAAACAAATAATTTTAACAAGTGATAAATACCCAAATGAAATAGAAGGCTTGGAAGAAAGATTGGTTTCACGTTTTGGGTATGGGTTAACAGTATCTGTAGACATGCCAGATTTAGAAACTAGAATAGCTATTTTGCTTAAAAAAGCTCATGACTTGGGTCAAAAATTACCTAACGAAACAGCTGTATTTATAGCTGAAAATGTTAGAACTAATGTTAGAGAATTAGAAGGAGCTTTAAATAGAGTACTTACAACTTCTAGGTTTAATTATAAAGAGCCTACTGTAGAAGTTGCTCAATCTTGCCTAAGAGATATAATTAAAATTCAAGAGAAGAAAGTTAAAATAGATAATATTCAAAAAGTTGTTGCGGATTTTTATAGAATTAGAGTAAAGGATTTAACTTCTAATCAAAGAAGTAGAAACATAGCTAGACCCAGACAAATAGCTATGAGTTTGGCAAGAGAGTTAACATCACATAGTTTACCAGAGATTGGTAATGCTTTTGGTGGTAGAGACCACACTACAGTGATGCATGCTGTTAAAGCAATAACTAAGTTAAGGCAAAGTAACACATCGATTTCTGATGATTATGAGTTGCTTTTAGATAAAATTTCTCGTTAAATAGACTTATATTAATTGATAAAGGGGTTTTTTAAAAATGAATTTTGCAATAAATAGAGATGGCTTATTAAAACCTTTGCAATCTATGCTATCTGTAGCAAATAGCAAAAGTACTATGCCTTTGTTGTCTTGTATTTTATTTGATATAAATAATAATAACTTAAAAATTACTGCTTCTGACCTTGATACTGAGATATCTTGTGATATTCCAGTTACTTGTGACACTCCTATAAAACTAGCTTTAAATGCTGATAAAATCTTTAACATAGTTAGAAGTTTAACAGATAATTCAATAATTGATTTTAATATAAATGATAATAAAGTAACTATTGTTTCTAACAATAGTACTTTTAATCTTATTTCATTAAATGCGGATAATTATCCTCTTATTGACAGCAATATAAATGAGCAAGCAAGTTTTGATTTAACGCAACAAGATTTTCACCATATTATTTCGAAAGTAGATTTTTCTATGGCTAGTGATGATACTAGATATTTTTTAAATGGTATGTTTTGGGAAATAAATTCAAATCTTTTAAGGGCTGTATCTACAGATGGTCATAGAATGTCAATTACAGAAGCTATAATTGATAGTAAAGTACTAGACAGTACTAGCCAATCAATTATTCCTAGAAAAGCTATCCTGGAACTTAAAAAGATAGTAGGCAAAACTGAGCAACCTATAAAAATTTGTCTTGGCAAAAATTATTTAAAAGCACAGTTTGGTAGTTTTAGTTTTATTTCTAAGCTTATAGATGGCCGTTACCCCGACTATCAAAAGGTTATTCCTAAAAACAACACAAAGCTTTTAGCTGTAGATAAACAGATATTTAAAAACTCTTTGTTAAGAACGTCTATCTTAGCTAACGATAAATATAAAGGTATACGTTTAGATGTCTCAGCTGGTCAGATGCTTTTATCCGCAAATAATCCTGACAATGAAAAAGCAGAAGATACTGTAGAAGTACAATATAATGATCAGCCTATAGAAATATGTTTTAATTATAGATATTTATTAGATATTATAAATGTTCTTAGTGAGGAGACTATGTCTATATACCTTGATAATCCTAATATGAGTGCTTTAATAAAAGATGAAAAAGATAATAGTCTATTTATTATTATGCCTATGAAAATCTAGAAAAATAATTTACTTCTCTTACTATAATTTTAGTTTGCAACAATTCCTTTTAATGTAAGCTTAAAATTTTTAAATACTAAAAAGTTACAAAAAAGTTATAAATTTATAGGTATTTTCATTACTCTATATTAGAAATTTAGTTTTTAGTTTCTTTACCATTGTTAAAAATACTTATGTCTTGTTAAAATTTTTTATATAAACTTATGATTTAGACTTGTATACTTATTTTTATAAAGGAGAAAGCCTTTAAAATGTAATCATAGTTATTGCATGCAAAATATTATCAAATAAAACTAGCGGAGATTTTGATATGAGGTATAAAAAAACTTTTTTAGCAACGTTAGCAGCTTTTGGTAGTATATCAGCTTTATCAGCAGCAGATATACAACCGTGGTCTGCTTCGAAGGTAAGTAGTTATACTCCAGGAACTTTGGTTACAGAAGGAGGTAATACTTATAAGTGTAAAGCCTTTCCAGAAGGTTCTTGGTGTACTATTGCTGCTTATGAGCCTATAGGTATATATGGTGCAGATGCTTGGGATGAACAAGGCCCAGGACCAGCTCCGAAGCCTATGGACCAGCATATTGTAGCTAACGTAAACATTACAGGTGATGAGTTACCAGCAAATGCAAAAGTAGAGTTTATTGACCCTGATAATAATGTTCATACAGTTAATAATGGAGTTGTTGATTTAGATTATGCTAAAGGCGGCTCTGAATATATGGTTAAGTTAGAAAATGCAGAAGGTTCTATATCTCCATCAAATATTACAGTTTCAAGCAATAGTGGAAATATTAGTTTAGAATATAAAGCAAAAATTAAGCCAACTCCTCCAGGACCAACTCCTCCTGCTCCAGAAGGCGATTGTGATCCATATGATGCTTCAAAAGTCCCTGCTTACTCAGATAGTTCTATATATGTAGCAAAAGATTTTGCAAAATATAATGGCGGGATATACGAAGCAAAATGGTGGACTCAAAATGCAGCTCCAGGAACTAGTGATGTTTGGAAGTATTGTGGACAAGCTGTTGAGGCAAAGGTTTCTGTTAATACTACAGGTTTACCTCAAACAGTAAAAACTTTTGATGTTGTAATAGGCGGTGAATCATATACTATAGACTCTACCAGACAAACACCTATAGTTTTAGGTCAGGGTAGTTTTGATGTTTCAGTACCTAATATTTTGAGCTCAGATGCTTTAGAAGTTTATATTGCTAATAAGGTTACACCTAATCCAATAATTATAGATGAAAGTACTAAAGAAGTAAGCTTAAAAATAAATTTTAAAACCAAAGCTGTTGAAGTTACTACAGTTAGTTTAAATGTTACCTACGCAACAGGAACTTCTCCAGACTCTACTACAGCTAAAGTTACAAACTCTAGTGGTTATGACCAAACTGTACAATTAGTAAATGGTTCAAATACTATCAGTATACCTTCTCAAGGTGAGTTTACAGTTACTCCAGATAGCTATAAAGAGAGAGGAGAAACTTACAAAGCTTCTCCTTTAACTATAGTTGATGGTAAAGTAGTCGATACTGATGTTATAGCATATGAAAAAGTAGGTAATTGGCCTGAAAGAGTTATGGCAGGATATTGGGGTACATGGACAAACGGACAAAGTAGTAATTTAGCTTCTTATATGGAATCTTTCGGTGATTACTATAATGTTATCCTACCAGGTTTCTTATTGGTTAAGGGAACTACAGTTAATAACTTTGCAGATGCTGTGATACTTGAAAACTTTGTTGATGGTGTAGATAGATTACATAAAAAAGGAGCTTTAGTAATAGCATCAGTTGGTGGATTTAATACTAGTGTATGGGCCCCAGACTTAAATAATGTAGATACTTTAGCAAAAAATATTGTTAATTTCTTAGCAGAAAATCACTTAGATGGATTAGATTTTGACTTAGAAGGTAACTCTATTGATGGTAGTGAAGCTTGGACTGAGAGTATCCAAGATTTAATAGCTAAAATGAGGGAAAATGCTGAAGCTAGAGCTGATGATTTTCCTAGAGGCTTTTTTATAACATCAGCCCCTCAAACATATGAGGATAAAGGAGTAGAACCTGCTATATACTGGACAGATAGTCAAGCAAAACCATTTGCTGCTATGTTAAATCCAGAAGCATGTGGTGGTAAGGTTTGTTTTGATGCTATTTTAATCCAAAATTATAACAATTTAAATGCTCCAGGATGGCCTAACCAACCACCTACACAATCTGTTAAGATTGCAGCTGATGCATTAAAAGTAGCGAAAAATAATGTAACTCAAATAGTTTTAGGTGATGATTTTGCACCTAGTGAAAGTAGTTATGTATCACCAGAAGAATATAAAGCTGTATTTGATAAAGGTGATGCTTATGGTCCAGCAATTAATAGCTACTCTAACTTTAATGGATTTATGGTTTGGTCATTAGGTCAGACACCAACTACAATAGATCCGATAGAATTTGCAAAACAAATGGAACAGTTTTATCCTATTTCTACTTCTACTAAATAAGCTCTCTTCTTTGCAAGGCTACTTAATTTTTTAAGTAGCGTTATCTCTAAAAAACAATTATCTTAAAAAATAATTTTCTTATATTTTACTTGAGTTATGACTTGTTAAATAGTTTTTGATAAAGAAAATGACTATACTTTTGCTAAGGCAGTTAAAGCTGCAGAAGAAAATAATTGTCAAAATATCTAAACTATAAATTTTTCTAAACGTTATTATTTTAGCGTTAATAGTCCTGCTAATTATGTGATTAACCTTTAATTTTAGAAAATAATATTTGCTATTAAATATCTTTCTTTATAGATCTTTTTGTTCATGGAACCTATCTTTTATTTACCTTTTTACCGGTGATTTTAGTGTAGACTTGATTCAAATGGTCATCCAAATTAGAATTAGACTCTAATTCTAATTTGTAGTTATTTTTCCCATTTTCTCTCAATTCACCATTAACAAACTCAAGTTGACCTGTAATTAATTTTTGCTGAACATCAGGATCAGATAGAGCACTGTAAAAATAGCTTTCAGGTGGTTTGCTATTATCTGCTAACACGCCAGCTTTAGTTCCACTAGACAGAGTAAATGTACATTTACTTCCATCACTTTCTATAACTCTTAGTTTAAGTTTATTACCATCTTTCTCAACGTAATAGACTACTGCGTCGACATCTAAACCTATATTACAATAGTGGTATCTATAACCAAATACTTTCCATACTTTATCTAACCAGAATAATTTTCCGTTATCTAGAGATATGTCTACATAATCATATCCACCATTACATACAGCAACACAATTAACATCACTCATAGCATTATATCTATGGTCAACTACTTTACCATTATAAGAGTTGGTATCTCTTATTGTTATATCACTATCTCCTTCTAAAACTACAGCTATATCATTAAACAATCTAAAATATACATCATAAAATTTATCATCTCTTTCTGTACTACCCAGACTGTGTGTTTCAGAAACCTCATTTGCAAGATATATATGTACCGGATGTACTACTAGTTGAGGTTCACTAAATGCAGGCATATTTATAAAAAATATAAGCCCTATGATGACAAAAAATTTTTTCATACTTATTAACTTAATATTTAATTTTTAAATATTATAATAATAATTTATTTAGTAAGTCAAAATAATTTTTAGCTAAGCATGATAGATAAAATTACCCCTTTAAGTAACCTTTTTGACTTTAATCTATGAATCACAAGTAATAACACAGTAAATTAGTAATCTTTAGTCTTCAAGATGCGCGGTAATACTTTTAATCGAACATATTTATCACCGACTTTAAGTTGGAGGTCTTCATGATTGATATTATGTTCTACATAAACACTTTTAGACCTAAGTCTGTTAACATCAGTCATTTTCCACCCTTGTGATAATTTTTTAAAATTGTTAGCACCGGGAATCCAAGATGTTCCTCGGTTATTTTCGACATTACCTTCATCGTAATTTAAAGAACAGTTTGGAACGTTGCTTACATTGAATCTTGTGCGTACCATGCCATCTACGCAGCTACTATAAATCTCATCACATGCTGCACGCATCAGTCTTGTTGAGTGTAGTTCACTATAGTGTGTAACTAATGACACTTTAGAATATAAATCCTGTATTTCTTTTTGTTTAGCCTTATAAGCAAGCATCATCTCCTTATTCTCTAAGGTTTCGTATGCTATCTGTTTCACGGTTAAAGAATCTAGCTCATCTACCATTTTTTTAAGTTGTATAGACAATTCTTTATGTCGCGTACTAGTGGTTACACAACGAGTGGAAGAGTAAGGGTTATCAGAAAAACGTTTCGCCCATATTTCACGAATTTGTATATTTAGGTAGGCAAGAGATAGAAGCCCTTCTACAGGGAGGTCTTTTTTAAATTTTATAACCGTTTCATGTTGTAACTTATAGTCCCCATTCATATCAAATTGATAATCCAGAGAGATATGAGATTTTATTGTAAATAAGTTTGACCAATTAGCTTTTGCGTAACTTTCTAGAATAGGTATGATTTTATCTCCTTCGTAAATTAGTCCACAACTCCCTTTTTTTCCTACTATCACAGGAGTCTTTCTATTCTGCACATAATAATCATATTGTCTATATTGTTTAAGAAATATTTGTTGTACCGTTGGGATGCGGTCTTTATAAAATGTTGTTCCTATATCTCTTACAATATTCCACCCATCATCCTCGCTATATATCCCTAAATATAGGATGAGTTCTTTCAACATATTGTTAGCAAAAGCTTTACCAAAAGTTGTGTCAGCCTCAAGCAAAGCAAGTTTATACAATTGATTAGCTGGATGGGGTTGCTCTAGGTTTTTAGATTGATTAGCAGTATGAGGTTGCTCTAGATTTTTAACTACTGAATGTAACTCTTTGATATGTTTAAAAAATACCCCCTCGATTGATGCATATTTTAACTCTTCTTTCGTCGCTCCTCTATTAAGCCATACATAATGATTATTCAAAGGATTTTCTTGCCTCAATTTTTTAATATTTTCAAGATAATTTAAAGGGATCTCTTTTTGACCCACCCAGATACAATGGACTGCTGACATATTTTTCCTTATGATAAGTTTATAAGTTTATAAGTTTATAAGTTTATAAGTTTATAAGTTTAAGGTATAACTTCATAGAGCGATTAGGTTCCATGAACAAAATTTTTTGCAATATGCAAGTAAGTATATTTAAATACTTTTGCGAAACAAAAAATATACTTAATGCACATGGAATATTATATATTATATATCAGAACCAAATTGGTCAACTATTTTAACTTTTCTTACATCACAAAAAGGCTTACATACGAAAGATACAGTTAAACTAAGAAAACTCAAAGAAATCATATTTTTTGCTCATTAGTGGCTTTTTGTAAACTAGAAATGCTCAAGATAAAAAAGATAGATTTGTTATATTAATAGACTTTTGATACATAGGGTTGGTGGAGGCGGCGGGATTTGAACCCGCGTCCATAAACTCTCCATCTTTGGATCTACATGCTTAGGCTAATCTACTTGAGTTTAGCTTAGCTACTCCCCAATTAGCCAGGGTAATAGTTAGCGAGTCTGTTAAATACAGCCCTGACTCCCAGACAAAAAGCAAAGACCGTCTTATGCGTCAATATGAACGGATGCATAGATAGCGTCATAAGAAAGGCTATCATATCCGTGCGCATCTAGGTTATTAAGCTAGACTAGGCAGCTTTAGCAACAGCAGCAAAGTTGCTGTCGTTAGCCGCTACGCGGTTTGCTTTTTTGTTGCCAGTTATTATTGGCATTTGTACTGTTATTTACGAGGTTACGGTACTTCCTCGGCATGCACCTTAGAGTTTGACGTTCATGTCGAAACCATATTCGCCCCCATTAGTGTGGATACAAATTTATAGATTATTTACTAAAAAGTCAATTTTATATAGTAAATATCTTTTGTATATAGGACATATGGAGCCATAAATAGAATTTCCAAGCCAAATTACAATTTAATAAAAAAATATGTTTTAAAGTCAAAGACAAAGAATTATTTTTCTATAAAAAGTACAAAACTTTTCTAAGTTGGTTAATTAGATTCATTTTTTGCTAATAAATACAGTAAAGACATTCTTATAGGTACACTATATTTAATTTGTTCAAAATATTTAGCACAGTCAAGTTCATCAATGGATCTATCCATCTCATCAACCCTAGGCAGAG
Proteins encoded:
- the dnaA gene encoding chromosomal replication initiator protein DnaA, which gives rise to MATWNKCLKKLKKDLTTFEYKTWIKPITVVQNANLFTIYCNNEYFKKHIKAKYGNIIISTIQEHHGNDLVVEYSNKKFSGDTSLENTVSAGPQANFFSSSNVEIKDDIEEHTTVIAEPTKTKKLKQIKPSQELFGFDEAMLITAKAGEEYSFGLPLKEKYVFDSFVVGDANKIARAAAMQVSINPGKLHNPLFIYGGSGLGKTHLMQAIGNHARDVNPQAKIIYTNSEQFIKDYVNSIRLQDQDEFQRVYRSADILLIDDIQFIAGKEGTAQEFFHTFNSLYENGKQIILTSDKYPNEIEGLEERLVSRFGYGLTVSVDMPDLETRIAILLKKAHDLGQKLPNETAVFIAENVRTNVRELEGALNRVLTTSRFNYKEPTVEVAQSCLRDIIKIQEKKVKIDNIQKVVADFYRIRVKDLTSNQRSRNIARPRQIAMSLARELTSHSLPEIGNAFGGRDHTTVMHAVKAITKLRQSNTSISDDYELLLDKISR
- the dnaN gene encoding DNA polymerase III subunit beta; this translates as MNFAINRDGLLKPLQSMLSVANSKSTMPLLSCILFDINNNNLKITASDLDTEISCDIPVTCDTPIKLALNADKIFNIVRSLTDNSIIDFNINDNKVTIVSNNSTFNLISLNADNYPLIDSNINEQASFDLTQQDFHHIISKVDFSMASDDTRYFLNGMFWEINSNLLRAVSTDGHRMSITEAIIDSKVLDSTSQSIIPRKAILELKKIVGKTEQPIKICLGKNYLKAQFGSFSFISKLIDGRYPDYQKVIPKNNTKLLAVDKQIFKNSLLRTSILANDKYKGIRLDVSAGQMLLSANNPDNEKAEDTVEVQYNDQPIEICFNYRYLLDIINVLSEETMSIYLDNPNMSALIKDEKDNSLFIIMPMKI
- a CDS encoding glycosyl hydrolase family 18 protein, whose amino-acid sequence is MRYKKTFLATLAAFGSISALSAADIQPWSASKVSSYTPGTLVTEGGNTYKCKAFPEGSWCTIAAYEPIGIYGADAWDEQGPGPAPKPMDQHIVANVNITGDELPANAKVEFIDPDNNVHTVNNGVVDLDYAKGGSEYMVKLENAEGSISPSNITVSSNSGNISLEYKAKIKPTPPGPTPPAPEGDCDPYDASKVPAYSDSSIYVAKDFAKYNGGIYEAKWWTQNAAPGTSDVWKYCGQAVEAKVSVNTTGLPQTVKTFDVVIGGESYTIDSTRQTPIVLGQGSFDVSVPNILSSDALEVYIANKVTPNPIIIDESTKEVSLKINFKTKAVEVTTVSLNVTYATGTSPDSTTAKVTNSSGYDQTVQLVNGSNTISIPSQGEFTVTPDSYKERGETYKASPLTIVDGKVVDTDVIAYEKVGNWPERVMAGYWGTWTNGQSSNLASYMESFGDYYNVILPGFLLVKGTTVNNFADAVILENFVDGVDRLHKKGALVIASVGGFNTSVWAPDLNNVDTLAKNIVNFLAENHLDGLDFDLEGNSIDGSEAWTESIQDLIAKMRENAEARADDFPRGFFITSAPQTYEDKGVEPAIYWTDSQAKPFAAMLNPEACGGKVCFDAILIQNYNNLNAPGWPNQPPTQSVKIAADALKVAKNNVTQIVLGDDFAPSESSYVSPEEYKAVFDKGDAYGPAINSYSNFNGFMVWSLGQTPTTIDPIEFAKQMEQFYPISTSTK